A region of Marinifilum sp. JC120 DNA encodes the following proteins:
- a CDS encoding 50S ribosomal protein L3 — translation MAKTIGLLGKKLGMTRVFADDGSVVPVTVLEVGPCPVMQVKTQEKEGYNAIQLGYDALPERKVNKPAKGHQEKAGKGYFRHLREFPLDTVAEYELGQEISVDIFAAGEKVKVTGTSKGKGFQGVMKRWNFAGSRASHGAEKVHRSPGSIGHATFPGKVFKGKKMPGQMGNERVTVSNIEIVDVRTDENVLVVKGQVPGPKNGLVMIRKTS, via the coding sequence ATGGCAAAAACTATCGGATTACTCGGTAAAAAACTGGGCATGACCCGCGTCTTCGCAGACGATGGTTCTGTTGTGCCCGTCACTGTTCTCGAAGTAGGTCCTTGTCCTGTTATGCAGGTTAAGACCCAAGAGAAGGAAGGCTACAACGCCATCCAGCTCGGCTACGACGCTCTTCCCGAGCGCAAGGTTAATAAGCCTGCGAAAGGTCATCAGGAAAAAGCCGGCAAAGGCTACTTCCGTCACCTTCGTGAGTTTCCCCTTGACACTGTAGCTGAATACGAACTGGGCCAGGAAATCTCCGTGGACATCTTTGCCGCAGGTGAAAAGGTAAAAGTTACCGGCACCTCCAAAGGTAAAGGTTTCCAGGGTGTAATGAAACGTTGGAACTTCGCTGGTTCCCGTGCTTCTCACGGTGCTGAAAAGGTACACCGTTCTCCTGGTTCCATCGGCCACGCTACTTTCCCTGGCAAAGTATTCAAAGGCAAAAAAATGCCCGGTCAGATGGGTAATGAGCGCGTTACTGTTTCCAACATTGAAATCGTAGACGTTCGCACCGACGAAAACGTTCTCGTGGTCAAGGGACAGGTTCCCGGTCCTAAGAACGGTCTGGTGATGATCCGCAAGACCAGCTAG
- a CDS encoding 30S ribosomal protein S10 produces MVSMTSDRIRIKLKAYDYRILDKAVTEIVDTARNTGAAIAGPIPLPTQISRTTVQRSVHVDKKSREQFEMRIHKRLLDILEPTQQTVDALGKLSLPAGVDVEIKL; encoded by the coding sequence ATGGTTTCTATGACTAGTGATCGAATCAGGATCAAGCTCAAGGCATACGATTACCGTATCCTTGATAAAGCAGTTACTGAGATTGTGGATACTGCCCGCAATACCGGCGCTGCTATCGCAGGTCCCATCCCGCTGCCCACACAGATCAGCCGTACAACTGTACAGCGTTCTGTGCACGTAGACAAAAAGTCTCGTGAGCAGTTTGAGATGAGAATCCACAAGCGTCTGCTTGATATTCTTGAACCCACCCAGCAGACCGTTGACGCACTCGGCAAGCTTAGCTTGCCCGCTGGTGTTGACGTTGAAATCAAGCTGTAA
- the fusA gene encoding elongation factor G has protein sequence MPRQVARDKQRNIGIMAHIDAGKTTTTERILFYTGVSHKIGEVHDGEATMDWMVQEQERGITITSAATTCMWKDHRVNIIDTPGHVDFTMEVERALRVLDGAVAVFDAVAGVEPQSETVWRQADRYQVPRMAFVNKMDRIGADFFRCVEMLKDRLGAKAVPLQIPIGAEDEYKGAVDLITGKAFVYTDVMGKDYSIEEIPADLMDKYEAMRLEMIEAIAEEDEELLDKYLGGEELTPEEIIKGIRTATINLTICPVLCGTAFKNKGVQPLLDAVVDYLPSPLDIAAIVGTDPHSDEEIPCPCDDDLPLSALSFKLMTDPFVGHLTFLRLYSGKIESGATFINGATGKKERIGRLLKMHANKREEIKEAYAGDIVAAVGLKNMATGDTLCEQKNAVVLESLDIPEPVIEVAIEPKTKADRDLLSQGLGKLAKEDPSFRVKGDEETGQTLISGMGELHLEVIVDRLLREFNVNANVGAPRVAYRETITKKVEVDHKYAKQSGGRGQYGHVVVTIEPNKESEYEFCDEIKGGVIPKEYIPAVDRGMHDAMKNGVIAGFPLVDLKATLTYGSYHDVDSSEQAFYIAGSMALKEAVKKAAPQLLEPIMSVEVVTPEEYLGDVMGDLNGRRGRVGSMEARANAQVVKCDVPLSEMFGYATDLRSKTQGRATFTMQFDHYEPVPASIAEELINKN, from the coding sequence GTGCCTAGACAGGTTGCAAGAGATAAACAGCGTAACATTGGTATCATGGCCCACATTGATGCGGGTAAGACTACCACTACTGAACGCATTCTTTTCTATACAGGTGTTTCTCATAAGATCGGTGAAGTTCATGATGGCGAAGCCACCATGGACTGGATGGTCCAGGAACAGGAACGTGGCATTACTATCACTAGTGCTGCCACTACCTGTATGTGGAAAGATCACCGCGTCAACATTATTGATACTCCCGGTCACGTTGACTTCACTATGGAAGTTGAACGTGCACTGCGCGTACTTGACGGCGCAGTTGCCGTTTTTGACGCAGTAGCCGGTGTTGAGCCCCAGTCTGAGACCGTATGGCGTCAGGCTGACAGATATCAAGTTCCCCGTATGGCTTTCGTTAACAAGATGGACCGTATCGGAGCAGACTTCTTCCGTTGTGTGGAAATGCTCAAGGACCGTCTGGGTGCTAAAGCAGTACCTCTTCAGATCCCCATCGGAGCTGAAGACGAATACAAAGGTGCAGTTGACCTTATTACTGGTAAGGCCTTCGTCTACACCGACGTTATGGGCAAGGACTACTCAATTGAGGAAATTCCTGCTGACTTGATGGATAAATATGAGGCCATGCGTCTTGAGATGATCGAAGCGATTGCCGAAGAAGACGAAGAGCTTCTCGATAAGTACCTCGGCGGTGAAGAACTCACCCCCGAAGAGATTATCAAAGGTATCCGCACAGCGACTATCAACCTGACCATCTGCCCTGTTCTTTGCGGTACCGCATTCAAGAACAAAGGTGTTCAGCCTCTGCTTGACGCTGTTGTTGATTATCTTCCTTCTCCTCTGGATATTGCTGCGATTGTCGGTACTGATCCTCACAGTGACGAGGAAATTCCTTGTCCTTGTGACGATGACCTGCCTCTTTCAGCTCTTTCCTTCAAGCTCATGACTGACCCCTTCGTCGGTCACCTTACCTTCCTGCGTCTGTACTCCGGTAAAATTGAATCCGGTGCTACTTTTATTAACGGCGCAACTGGTAAAAAAGAGCGTATCGGTCGTCTGCTGAAGATGCACGCTAACAAGCGTGAGGAAATCAAAGAAGCATACGCCGGTGACATCGTAGCTGCTGTTGGTCTTAAGAACATGGCTACCGGTGACACTCTCTGTGAGCAGAAGAACGCAGTGGTTCTCGAATCACTCGACATTCCTGAGCCGGTAATTGAGGTTGCTATTGAGCCTAAGACTAAGGCTGACCGCGATCTCCTCAGTCAGGGCCTTGGCAAGCTTGCCAAGGAAGACCCCTCTTTCCGCGTCAAAGGTGACGAGGAAACTGGTCAGACTCTGATTTCCGGTATGGGTGAGCTTCACCTTGAAGTTATTGTTGACCGCCTTCTGCGCGAGTTCAATGTTAACGCAAACGTCGGTGCGCCTCGCGTTGCTTACCGTGAAACTATCACCAAGAAGGTGGAAGTTGATCACAAGTACGCCAAGCAGTCCGGTGGTCGTGGTCAGTACGGTCACGTTGTTGTTACCATCGAGCCCAACAAAGAAAGTGAATACGAGTTTTGCGACGAGATTAAAGGCGGCGTAATTCCGAAAGAATACATTCCTGCAGTTGACCGTGGTATGCACGATGCAATGAAGAACGGTGTTATCGCCGGCTTCCCGCTCGTAGACCTTAAGGCTACTCTGACTTACGGTTCTTACCATGATGTTGACTCCTCTGAACAGGCGTTCTACATCGCCGGTTCTATGGCTCTTAAAGAAGCGGTTAAGAAAGCTGCTCCGCAGCTTCTCGAGCCCATCATGTCTGTTGAAGTTGTTACTCCTGAAGAGTACCTCGGCGACGTCATGGGTGACCTTAACGGTCGCCGTGGTCGTGTCGGCTCCATGGAAGCCCGTGCAAACGCACAGGTTGTTAAGTGCGACGTGCCTTTGAGCGAAATGTTCGGTTACGCAACCGACCTCCGCTCCAAGACTCAGGGTCGTGCTACTTTCACCATGCAGTTTGATCATTATGAGCCTGTTCCTGCTTCTATCGCTGAAGAGCTGATCAATAAAAATTAA
- a CDS encoding 30S ribosomal protein S7 has translation MPRKGPVPKRQILPDPVYGSQLATKFMNRLMFDGKKSVSENIFYQALEFLGDKTQEDPIKAFEKAVENVKPHVEVKSRRVGGATYQVPVEVRPERQVSLAIRWLINQARSRGEKGMVARLSGEFLDAFNKRGGAVKKKEDTHRMAEANKAFAHYRW, from the coding sequence ATGCCTCGTAAAGGTCCGGTACCCAAAAGACAGATTCTTCCCGATCCGGTATACGGCTCTCAGCTTGCAACCAAGTTCATGAATAGACTCATGTTCGACGGTAAGAAGAGTGTGTCTGAAAATATATTCTATCAAGCTCTTGAATTCCTCGGTGACAAAACCCAGGAAGATCCTATCAAGGCTTTTGAAAAGGCAGTGGAAAACGTTAAGCCCCACGTGGAAGTTAAGTCCCGCCGTGTAGGTGGTGCTACTTATCAGGTGCCCGTTGAAGTTCGCCCAGAGCGTCAGGTTTCCCTGGCAATCAGATGGCTGATCAACCAGGCTCGTTCCAGAGGCGAGAAGGGCATGGTTGCCCGCCTTAGCGGTGAATTCCTCGACGCTTTCAATAAGCGTGGTGGTGCTGTTAAGAAAAAGGAAGACACCCATCGTATGGCCGAAGCCAACAAGGCTTTTGCTCACTACCGTTGGTAA
- a CDS encoding 30S ribosomal protein S12, with the protein MPTINQLIRKGREKQLKRKKTPALQACPQRRGVCTRVYTTTPKKPNSALRKVARVRLTNAIEVTAYIGGEGHNLQEHSVVLIRGGRVKDLPGVRYHIVRGSLDTAGVADRRQGRSKYGAKRPK; encoded by the coding sequence ATGCCAACCATCAATCAGCTTATAAGAAAAGGGCGTGAAAAGCAGCTCAAGCGTAAGAAGACTCCTGCGCTTCAGGCCTGCCCCCAGCGCCGTGGCGTATGCACTCGCGTGTACACCACAACCCCTAAGAAGCCTAACTCCGCACTGCGTAAGGTCGCTCGTGTGCGTCTGACTAATGCCATCGAAGTTACTGCATACATCGGTGGTGAAGGTCATAACCTTCAGGAACACTCCGTGGTACTGATCCGTGGTGGTCGTGTAAAAGATTTACCTGGTGTTCGTTACCATATCGTTCGCGGCTCTCTCGACACCGCTGGTGTTGCAGATCGTCGTCAGGGTCGTTCCAAGTACGGCGCAAAGCGTCCTAAATAG
- the rpoC gene encoding DNA-directed RNA polymerase subunit beta': MSLDELFTMRRTSGAGLAGRGLKGIQISIASPEKIREWSFGEVKKPETINYRTFKPERDGLFCAKIFGPVKDYECNCGKYKRMKHRGIVCEKCGVEVIASKVRRERMGHIELAAPVAHIWFLKTLPSKIGTLLDITMADLEKVLYFDSYIVLDPGETPLKQYQIISEDQYFQVIDHYGEEAIEVGMGAETIKGLLAQIDMLALRHELREESLTTRSQTKKKKLTKRLKIVEAFLESGNDCQWMIMDVVPVIPPELRPLVPLDGGRFATSDLNDLYRRVINRNNRLKRLIELGAPDIIIRNEKRMLQESVDALFDNGRRGRAITGTNGRPLKSLSDMIKGKQGRFRQNLLGKRVDYSGRSVIVVGPKLKLHQCGLPKKMALELFKPFIYAELERREIATTIKSAKKMVEREDLVVWDILDNVVSEYPIMLNRAPTLHRLGIQSFEPTLVEGKAIQLHPLVCSAYNADFDGDQMAVHVPLSVEAQIECRVLMMSSNNILSPANGQPIINPSQDIVLGLYYLTVERSFSKGEGMIFTAPWEVIAALDAKVVSMHARIKVRVEGELVETTPGRILVGELLPEGMGYEFANVVMTKKNIAKLVSSAYRTAGSKATVILCDRLKDLGYEHATRAAITIGVKDLTIPAKKAGLLEDAYAEVEDIESQYREGIITRTEKYNKVVDVWTKVTNDVSTEMTNEMSTDVMVDPKTGKKEDNSSFNPVFMMAHSGARGNQDQMRQLAGMRGLMAKPSGEIIETPITSSFREGLSVLQYFISTHGARKGLADTALKTANSGYLTRRLVDVVQDVTIADHDCRTVDGLELTHYIKGGEIKERLAEKVLGRVTIHDVVKEDTGEILVPADSLIDEAAARIIDENGINSMIVRSPLTCRAKHGICAMCYGRDLARGHVVNVGETVGIIAAQSIGEPGTQLTMRTFHIGGTASREIQQSSFEAQHNGSVVLNRMRSVRNAEGNQMVLGKSCQIGIVDEQGREREKYVLPLGAKLYVEEGQQITQGTMLAEWDPLAEPFITDVTGTVKFTDLVEGKTFQERVDEATGQATYTIQEYRTTNFKPSISICGEDGEPLNRPGSSLKAVYPLPVGAILMVKEGNVINAGDIIARKLRETSKTKDIVGGLPRVAELFEVRKPKELGIISEIDGVVSYGPESKGKRKIVVTPEVGETKEYLVPKGRHITAQEGDFVEAGDLMTEGLPELHDILKVKGEKFLARFLVEEIQDVYRFQGVGINDKHIEVIVRQMLKKVSVVDPGETHFLVGEQVDKQRFMETNQDAVANGLKPATAQTHVLGITQASLSTASFISAASFQETTKVLTESSLCGKKDYLRGLKENVIVGRLIPAGTGFRKYARTDIIVPDQPERADKFLEELEEEPLLVNER; this comes from the coding sequence ATGAGTCTGGACGAACTGTTCACTATGCGTAGAACATCCGGTGCAGGCCTCGCAGGACGTGGCCTCAAAGGTATTCAGATTTCCATTGCTTCTCCCGAAAAGATCCGCGAGTGGTCTTTCGGTGAAGTCAAGAAGCCCGAGACCATCAACTACAGGACTTTCAAGCCGGAAAGAGATGGTCTTTTCTGCGCTAAAATTTTCGGACCCGTAAAAGACTACGAGTGTAACTGCGGTAAGTACAAGCGCATGAAGCACCGCGGCATCGTATGTGAAAAATGCGGTGTTGAAGTTATTGCTTCCAAAGTCAGACGTGAACGCATGGGCCACATCGAGCTTGCAGCTCCTGTCGCCCATATCTGGTTTCTGAAAACTCTTCCTTCCAAGATCGGTACCCTGCTTGATATCACCATGGCCGACCTTGAGAAAGTTTTGTACTTTGATTCTTATATTGTACTTGATCCGGGTGAAACTCCGCTCAAGCAGTATCAGATCATTTCTGAAGATCAGTATTTTCAGGTAATCGACCACTACGGCGAAGAAGCCATTGAAGTGGGTATGGGCGCAGAAACCATCAAAGGACTGCTGGCCCAGATCGATATGCTCGCACTCAGGCACGAACTTCGTGAAGAGTCCTTGACCACTCGCAGCCAGACCAAGAAGAAAAAGCTGACCAAACGTCTTAAGATTGTTGAAGCTTTTCTCGAATCCGGTAACGACTGCCAGTGGATGATCATGGACGTTGTTCCTGTCATTCCGCCCGAGTTGCGTCCTTTGGTTCCTCTTGACGGCGGACGTTTTGCTACTTCCGACCTCAACGATCTCTATCGTCGTGTCATTAACAGGAACAACCGTCTGAAGCGCCTGATCGAACTTGGTGCTCCGGATATTATTATCCGCAACGAAAAGCGTATGCTTCAGGAATCCGTTGACGCATTGTTCGACAACGGTCGCCGTGGACGCGCTATTACCGGTACCAACGGTCGTCCTCTGAAATCCCTTTCCGACATGATTAAGGGTAAACAGGGTCGTTTCCGTCAGAACCTGCTCGGTAAACGTGTTGACTATTCCGGACGTTCCGTAATTGTTGTTGGACCTAAGCTGAAACTGCACCAGTGCGGTCTTCCCAAGAAGATGGCTCTGGAACTGTTTAAGCCCTTTATTTACGCAGAGCTTGAGCGTAGGGAAATCGCAACCACCATCAAGAGCGCTAAGAAGATGGTTGAACGCGAAGACCTCGTTGTATGGGATATTCTCGACAACGTTGTTAGCGAATACCCGATCATGCTCAACCGTGCTCCGACCCTTCACCGCCTCGGTATTCAGTCCTTTGAACCTACTCTGGTAGAAGGTAAAGCTATCCAGCTGCATCCGCTTGTATGTTCCGCATACAACGCTGACTTTGATGGTGACCAGATGGCTGTTCATGTACCTCTTTCCGTGGAAGCACAGATTGAGTGTCGTGTTCTGATGATGTCTTCAAACAACATCCTGTCCCCTGCAAACGGACAGCCCATCATCAACCCCTCTCAGGATATCGTTCTCGGTCTTTACTATCTGACCGTCGAGCGTTCTTTCTCCAAAGGGGAAGGCATGATCTTCACCGCTCCGTGGGAAGTTATTGCCGCTCTGGACGCTAAAGTCGTCAGCATGCACGCACGCATCAAGGTCCGCGTCGAAGGAGAATTGGTTGAGACCACTCCCGGCCGTATCCTCGTGGGTGAACTGCTTCCCGAAGGTATGGGCTATGAGTTCGCGAACGTGGTCATGACCAAGAAGAACATTGCCAAGCTGGTTTCCAGTGCCTACCGCACCGCAGGCAGCAAGGCTACGGTCATTCTTTGTGACCGTCTTAAAGACCTTGGGTACGAGCACGCAACCCGTGCCGCTATTACCATTGGTGTTAAGGACTTGACCATTCCCGCCAAAAAGGCCGGACTGCTCGAGGATGCATACGCCGAAGTTGAAGACATTGAATCCCAGTACCGCGAAGGTATCATCACCCGTACTGAAAAGTACAACAAGGTTGTCGACGTTTGGACCAAAGTAACCAACGACGTTTCAACTGAGATGACTAACGAAATGTCCACCGACGTCATGGTCGATCCCAAGACTGGTAAAAAGGAAGATAACTCCTCTTTTAACCCGGTCTTCATGATGGCCCACTCCGGTGCTCGTGGTAACCAGGACCAGATGCGTCAGCTCGCAGGTATGCGTGGTCTGATGGCTAAACCTTCCGGTGAAATTATCGAAACACCGATTACTTCATCATTCCGTGAAGGTCTGTCCGTTCTTCAGTACTTTATTTCTACTCACGGTGCTCGTAAAGGTCTCGCGGATACTGCGCTGAAAACAGCGAACTCCGGTTACCTTACCCGTCGTCTGGTTGACGTTGTTCAGGATGTTACCATTGCTGATCACGACTGCCGCACAGTCGATGGCCTTGAACTTACCCACTATATTAAGGGTGGTGAAATCAAGGAAAGGTTGGCTGAGAAAGTTCTCGGCCGCGTGACCATTCACGATGTAGTCAAGGAAGATACCGGTGAAATTCTTGTCCCTGCTGATTCACTTATTGATGAAGCAGCTGCCAGAATTATTGATGAAAACGGTATCAACTCCATGATTGTCCGTTCCCCGTTGACCTGTCGTGCAAAGCACGGTATCTGCGCTATGTGTTACGGCCGCGACCTCGCAAGGGGTCACGTTGTAAACGTAGGTGAAACCGTAGGTATCATCGCCGCGCAGTCCATTGGTGAACCGGGAACACAGCTGACAATGCGTACCTTCCACATTGGTGGTACTGCTAGTCGTGAAATTCAGCAGTCATCTTTTGAAGCACAGCATAACGGTTCCGTAGTCCTGAACCGCATGCGCTCCGTCCGTAACGCTGAAGGGAACCAGATGGTTCTTGGTAAGAGTTGCCAAATCGGTATTGTGGACGAGCAGGGCAGGGAGCGTGAAAAGTACGTTCTTCCCCTTGGTGCAAAACTTTACGTTGAAGAAGGGCAGCAGATCACACAAGGTACTATGCTAGCCGAGTGGGATCCTCTTGCAGAGCCCTTCATCACTGACGTAACCGGTACTGTTAAGTTTACCGACCTTGTTGAAGGTAAAACTTTCCAGGAACGTGTTGATGAAGCCACAGGACAGGCTACTTACACAATCCAGGAATACCGTACCACTAACTTCAAACCATCAATTTCCATCTGCGGCGAAGACGGGGAACCCCTGAACCGTCCCGGATCCAGCCTGAAAGCGGTTTATCCGCTGCCGGTTGGCGCGATTCTGATGGTTAAAGAGGGTAATGTTATCAATGCTGGTGACATTATCGCACGTAAGCTTCGCGAAACCTCAAAGACCAAGGACATCGTTGGTGGTCTTCCTCGAGTTGCGGAGTTGTTTGAAGTGCGCAAACCAAAGGAACTTGGAATCATTTCGGAGATTGATGGTGTGGTCTCCTATGGACCTGAATCCAAAGGCAAGCGCAAAATTGTTGTTACCCCTGAAGTAGGCGAAACTAAAGAATACCTCGTGCCCAAGGGCCGTCATATCACTGCACAGGAAGGCGACTTCGTAGAAGCCGGTGACCTGATGACAGAAGGTCTGCCCGAACTGCACGATATCCTTAAAGTCAAGGGTGAGAAATTTCTCGCACGCTTTCTGGTTGAGGAAATTCAGGACGTTTACCGCTTCCAGGGTGTTGGAATTAACGATAAGCATATCGAAGTTATTGTCCGCCAGATGCTCAAGAAGGTCAGCGTCGTTGATCCCGGCGAGACCCATTTTCTTGTGGGCGAACAGGTGGACAAGCAGCGTTTCATGGAAACTAACCAGGATGCTGTTGCTAACGGACTTAAGCCTGCTACCGCACAGACTCATGTTCTCGGTATTACTCAGGCTTCACTTTCAACCGCCTCTTTCATCTCTGCTGCTTCATTCCAGGAGACTACCAAGGTTCTTACCGAGTCTTCACTTTGCGGCAAGAAGGATTACCTGCGCGGCTTGAAAGAAAACGTTATCGTTGGTCGACTCATTCCGGCCGGTACCGGGTTCCGTAAGTACGCACGTACTGACATTATTGTTCCCGACCAGCCTGAACGTGCTGATAAGTTCCTTGAAGAACTTGAAGAAGAGCCGCTGCTCGTTAACGAAAGATAG